In the genome of Sphingopyxis sp. YF1, the window CGCTGCGGCAGCCTTTTGCTGCGAGGCGAGGGCGACCGCGTCGAGTTCGGCGCGCGCGATCCCTTCGCCGTGTGCCAGCCGATCGGCGGCGAGCACCGGCGGCACGAAACGCGTGCGCGGCGGCAGGTCGTCGCTGGTATAAAAGCCCGCGCGGTCGCCGAGGAAGGGCGCGCTGCTCATCGACTCGACCCCGCCCGCGAGTGCGACCGCAATCTCGCCGCTTGCGACTTTCGCGACCGCCTGGCCGATCGCCGACAGGCCGGAGGCGCAATAATTGTTGAGGCTGTGCGCGGCGCAGGCGTCGGGCAGGCCGGCGTGGAGTTTCGACACCAGCGCGACATGGCCGCCCTGCGTACCGCTTTGCGTCACGCAGCCGAGGATCAGTGCTTCGGGGGCGAAGGCGCCGCAGCGTTCCGCGAGCGCCGCCGCCTGTCCGCGCACCAGTTCCTGCGGGCTCAGGGCCGCGAGCCCGCCGTCGGGCCGCGCCTTGCCGCGCGGAGTGCGCACGGCGTCGTACAGATAGACCGGATGCGGCAAATCAGGTGCCGATCACGAAGCTGACGGCCGTCGTTGCGCTGCCTCCGACATTGAAGGTCGCGAAATTCTTCGCACCCTCGACCTGATAGTCTCCGGCATTGCCCGTCACCTGCCGCCAGCTGTCGAGCAGCATGCGCACGCCGGTGGCCCCCACGGGGTGCCCGAGCCCGATCAGCCCGCCCGACGGATTGACCGGTAGCCTGCCGCCGAGCGCAATCGTCCCGTCCTCGACCGCACGCCAGCTTTCGCCCGGCTTGGTGATCCCGAAATGATCGATCGCCATATATTCGGTGATCGAGAAGCAATCATGCACCTCGACCCCGTCGCAGGCGTAAATGTCGGGCATGTCGGCGCGGCGCAGCGCGTCCATCATCGCCTTGCGAACGCTGGGGAAGACATAGTCGCCGCCGCGGCTGTCCGCGACCTTGGTCGAATAGAGCAGGGGGGCGGTGGCATGGCCCCAGCCCTTGATGCGCGGGATGCTGTCGAGCGGGATGCCGCGGCGCTTTGCATAGGCTTCGGCGACCTCGCGCGAGGCGAGGAAGATCGCCGCGGCACCGTCGGTAACCTGCCCGCAATCGGACTTGCGCAGGCTACCCTCGATCAGCGGATTGACCTCGTCATTCTCGCCCAGATGGTCGTCGGTGACCGCCCAGCCGCGCGTCTGCGAATTGGGGTTCTTCTTCGCATTGGCGAAGTTGTTCGCCGAAATCCCGCGCAGATGTGCGCGGTCGAGCCCGAAGCGCTCGTCATATTCCTCGGCGACGCGCGCGAACATGTACGGCCAGAGGTAACGCGCCTCCTGCGCCTCGCGCCCGGCCCATGCCGCGGCGCCGAGATATTCGGCGGCGCGCTGGCCGGGGACGTTGCGCATCAGCTCGATCCCGAGCACGAGCGCGAGGCCGTAGCGCTCGGCCTCGATCTCCGCCGCCGCGGCCAGGATCGCGATGCTGCCCGACGCGCAGGCGGCTTCGTGGCGCGAGGCGGGGACGCCTGCGAGGTCGGGATGGACATGGCCGAAGAAGCCGCCGAGCTGGCCTTGTCCGGCAAAGAGTTCGCCGACGAAATTGCCGACATGCGCGGTCTCGACTTCCTTCGGTTCGATCCCGGTCGCGGCGAATGCCGCTTCGGCGACGTCGCGGAACAGTTCGAAGAGCCCGCCACCTTCGCGCTCGAGGTTGCGTGCAAAGTCGGTCTGCGCGCCGCCGAGGATGAAGACGTCTTTCGCCATGTCAGGCTTCCTTTTCGAGGGTTGCGAGCGCCATGTCGCGCACTTCGCTGCGCATCACCTTGTTGGTGACGTTGCGCGGCAGCGCGTCGAAGCGGAACAGGCGTTCGGGCAGTTTGAACACCGCGAGGTCGTGGCCGCGCAGATAGTCGGCGACCTCGCCGATCCCGACTTCTTCCGCCCCGCGCGGGACATAGGCGAGGCCGATACGCTCGCCCATCGTCGGATCGGGAAGCGAGAAGACGCACGCCTCGGCGAGCAGCGGGTGGCCGCCGAGCAACTGGTCGATCTCCTCGGGCGAAATATTGACCCCGCCGCGGATGATCAGATCCTTGCAGCGCCCGACGAAGCGATAGAAATCGCCGCCCTCGGCAATCTCGAACAGATCGCCGGTACGGAACCAGCCGTCGTCGGTGAAGGCCTCGGCGGTGCGTTCGGGGGCATTATGATAGCCTTCGAACAGCGTCGGCCCGCGGATCTGCAATTCGCCCGATATGCCGTCTTCCTCGATCGCATCGCCACCGCCGGGCGGGACGAGGCGGCTTTCGATATTCGGCGCGCGGCCCTCGCCATAAGGGCGCTGATAGGTGCCGCGGCGCGGGAACAGGCTCGCGCGCCTGTCGGGGTCGGGCATGTCGCCCTCGCCGGTGATGAAGCTCATCCCCTCGTTCGACCCGAAGACATTGACGATGATGATGCCGAGCTTTTCCTGGAAGCCGCGGACCATTGCGGGTGCGAGCGGTGCCGAGCCCGAGGCAATGACGCGCAGGCTGGAAAGATCGACCGAGGCGAGCAACGCCTCGTTCTGGAGCAGCATGTTGAGCACCGCGGGCGGCGCGATTGTCAGGCTCGGCCGTTCGGTTGCGATCTGTTTCAGGTAGATGCCGGGATCGAAAGGATGGTGCAGCACCATCGTGCCTGCGCTGGTCAACCAGCACATGGTGATGCCGCCGATGCTCGCCATGTTGATGAGGGGGAAGGGGTTGAGCAGCACATCGCCCGGCCCGACCTTCATCGCCTCATAGCCCGCGCCCGCGACCGCGATCCAGTGATTGTGGCTGCGCGGCACGCCCTTGGGGACGCCGGTGGTGCCCGACGTCCAGCAGATGGTGAAGATGTCGTCGGCATCGACCGGGTTCGCCGCGACGTGCGCGGCCAGCGCTGCGGCGTCGCCTTCGGTGGTCGAGAGGTCGAGCGCTCCGGCCGGGGCGTCGGGGCCGAAGGTCATCAACTGGATGCCACCCAGCAACGGCGCTGCGACCCCGATATGGTCGCAGCCCTTCACCCGCGTTGCGCAGACGAAGGCCTTGGGTTCGACGACGCCGATCATGCCCTTCAGTTCATGGCTGCGATATTGCACCGCCGCCGGGCTGACGATCGCGCCGATCTTTGCCGCCGCGAAATAGAGCGCGACGAACTCGCTGATATTGGGGAGCTGAACGAGCAGCACATCGTCCTTGGCGATTCCCGCCGCGATCAGGGCTCCGGCGAGGCGATCGATCTCGGCTGCGAGCGCCGCATAGCTCAGTCGCCGCGGTTCCCCGAAAGCGAAATCGCCGCGGTTCGGCGCGTCGACGAGCGCGAGCCGCTCGGGATGCGCCGCTGCATTGGCCGTGAACAGATCGGCAAAGCTCTTGTCGCCCCACCAGCCGCTGTCCCGGTATCGCTGCCGCTTGTCCTCTCCCGCAACGATCATCTCAGGCGGCCAGTACGCTGTTCGGACCCATGCCGATCTCGTCGCCGCTCGCCCAGGCGGTGTGCGTGCCCGAACAGATGCGCTCGGGCAGGATGATCCGGCAGACTGGCCCCGCCGCGATATTCTTCGCGTCGATCAGCACGCATTCGCTCGTATCGGCTTCAAGGTCGGCGATGAAGGAAACGAGATAGCCGTCGTCTTCGTCCTTCGCATCGATGCGCGGCGCGAAGGGCGCTTCGCTGCCGAAGCGGCCGGGGCCGAACTGATATTCCTCGCTCGTCCGCGCGTTCAAATCATGCTTCACCAGCCCGCGGAACAGGAACCAGCCGGGCTCGGGGATCGCGCTATAGGCGTAGCGATACGGCTTGCCCGCATAGCGCTGGTTGAACATGCCGAATTCGAGGTCGCGCTCGTCGAGCCGCTCTTCGACCGTCTCGCCGGTCTTCAGGTTGAAACGCCAGCGATGGAGGCGCGGCTTGAGCAGTCCCTGGTCGAGATACGCCATCATCCGTTCGAGCCCTTCGGGCGCGTTCGGGTAGGATTTGGGCATCGGCTCTTCCTGATAATAGCCGTCGAGGATGATCTCGTCGCCTTCCTCCCACGCGTTGAGCCAGTGGAGCGTGTAGGTGGGCTCGGCCTCGAACCAGCGGATATCCTCGGGCTGGCCATGCCGCGGGATGATCGCGAAGCGCGTCTTTTCGTCCGGGTGGAACTGGACGACGTGGAGCCGCTTTTCGAGCAGTTCCGGATTCCAGTAGAGCGGCATGTCGTTGAGGATCGCGTAATTTTCGGTGAACGCCATGTCGTGCGGCAGTCGCGGCCCCGGCAGCGGGACCGGGACATAATGTTTCAGCCGGTTGTCGGCGCCGACGACGCCATAGTGCATGTAGGGCGCGTGCTTCGAATAGTTGAAGAACATCAGCTCGCCGGTCGCGAGGTCGACCTTGCAATGCGCCGAAATCCCGTCGAGCGGCACCCAGCTTTCGGTGCCGAACTGTTCAAGCGTGAAGGGATCGAGCCGATAGGCTTCGCCGCACTGGTAGAAGGTCGAGATGATCTTGCCGGCATGGATCGCGACGTCGGTCGAGCTGCTGTCTTTCAGCCATTCCTGCGCGCCCCAGCCGTGGCGCGTCGATTTGTGCGGCGGTTCCATCAGTCCGGCCCAGAGCGAATGGCCGGCTTCCTTCTCGGCCTCGAACCCCTTGGTGCGCACGAAGCGGCTGCGGTAGCTCGCGCGGCCGTCCTTGAAGCTGATCGAATGGATGAAACCGTCTCCATCGAACGGATGATAGCGGCCGATCGGTTCGTGGATCTGGTTTTCGCCGGTGCGCACGTAAACGCCATCGATGTCGGCCGGGATCGTCCCGATCACCTCGGCATCGCCGTTGGCGAAAATCGCGTTCCATTCATTGTACGTCGGCCGCCACGCGTCCTTCATATAGGGATGGTCGTTCGGCTGGATCGTGGTTCGGATCGTGTCGACGAGTTCGGCGGTC includes:
- a CDS encoding acetyl-CoA acetyltransferase, which codes for MAKDVFILGGAQTDFARNLEREGGGLFELFRDVAEAAFAATGIEPKEVETAHVGNFVGELFAGQGQLGGFFGHVHPDLAGVPASRHEAACASGSIAILAAAAEIEAERYGLALVLGIELMRNVPGQRAAEYLGAAAWAGREAQEARYLWPYMFARVAEEYDERFGLDRAHLRGISANNFANAKKNPNSQTRGWAVTDDHLGENDEVNPLIEGSLRKSDCGQVTDGAAAIFLASREVAEAYAKRRGIPLDSIPRIKGWGHATAPLLYSTKVADSRGGDYVFPSVRKAMMDALRRADMPDIYACDGVEVHDCFSITEYMAIDHFGITKPGESWRAVEDGTIALGGRLPVNPSGGLIGLGHPVGATGVRMLLDSWRQVTGNAGDYQVEGAKNFATFNVGGSATTAVSFVIGT
- a CDS encoding class I adenylate-forming enzyme family protein, with protein sequence MIVAGEDKRQRYRDSGWWGDKSFADLFTANAAAHPERLALVDAPNRGDFAFGEPRRLSYAALAAEIDRLAGALIAAGIAKDDVLLVQLPNISEFVALYFAAAKIGAIVSPAAVQYRSHELKGMIGVVEPKAFVCATRVKGCDHIGVAAPLLGGIQLMTFGPDAPAGALDLSTTEGDAAALAAHVAANPVDADDIFTICWTSGTTGVPKGVPRSHNHWIAVAGAGYEAMKVGPGDVLLNPFPLINMASIGGITMCWLTSAGTMVLHHPFDPGIYLKQIATERPSLTIAPPAVLNMLLQNEALLASVDLSSLRVIASGSAPLAPAMVRGFQEKLGIIIVNVFGSNEGMSFITGEGDMPDPDRRASLFPRRGTYQRPYGEGRAPNIESRLVPPGGGDAIEEDGISGELQIRGPTLFEGYHNAPERTAEAFTDDGWFRTGDLFEIAEGGDFYRFVGRCKDLIIRGGVNISPEEIDQLLGGHPLLAEACVFSLPDPTMGERIGLAYVPRGAEEVGIGEVADYLRGHDLAVFKLPERLFRFDALPRNVTNKVMRSEVRDMALATLEKEA
- a CDS encoding carotenoid oxygenase family protein; translated protein: MTAELVDTIRTTIQPNDHPYMKDAWRPTYNEWNAIFANGDAEVIGTIPADIDGVYVRTGENQIHEPIGRYHPFDGDGFIHSISFKDGRASYRSRFVRTKGFEAEKEAGHSLWAGLMEPPHKSTRHGWGAQEWLKDSSSTDVAIHAGKIISTFYQCGEAYRLDPFTLEQFGTESWVPLDGISAHCKVDLATGELMFFNYSKHAPYMHYGVVGADNRLKHYVPVPLPGPRLPHDMAFTENYAILNDMPLYWNPELLEKRLHVVQFHPDEKTRFAIIPRHGQPEDIRWFEAEPTYTLHWLNAWEEGDEIILDGYYQEEPMPKSYPNAPEGLERMMAYLDQGLLKPRLHRWRFNLKTGETVEERLDERDLEFGMFNQRYAGKPYRYAYSAIPEPGWFLFRGLVKHDLNARTSEEYQFGPGRFGSEAPFAPRIDAKDEDDGYLVSFIADLEADTSECVLIDAKNIAAGPVCRIILPERICSGTHTAWASGDEIGMGPNSVLAA